One genomic region from Rosa rugosa chromosome 1, drRosRugo1.1, whole genome shotgun sequence encodes:
- the LOC133707706 gene encoding uncharacterized protein LOC133707706: MPSKDSRSKQSTIKSLLKDGRELLATMVSKYHIYDAVPFNKVDSPHFQNMLTTAGNLGPGVKLPSSYEIQTRYLENEYTEMKRYVDTHRETWKIYGCTIMCDGWTGPTKMAILNFMVYSKGSTVFLKSVDASHMKKKCSVHRTIVR; this comes from the exons ATGCCATCAAAAGATAGTCGATCAAAACAAAGCACAATTAAATCATTACTAAAAGATGGTAGAGAACTATTGGCAACAATGGTGTCCAAATACCACATATATGATGCTGTCCCTTTTAACAAAGTTGATTCTCCACATTTTCAAAACATGTTGACTACAGCTGGAAATCTAG GTCCTGGTGTAAAGCTTCCTAGCTCCTATGAAATTCAGACTCGTTACTTAGAGAATGAGTACACAGAAATGAAAAGGTATGTGGATACTCACAGAGAAACTTGGAAAATATATGGATGCACTATCATGTGTGATGGATGGACTGGCCCAACCAAAATGGCTATTCTAAATTTCATGGTGTATTCAAAAGGTTCAACTGTGTTTTTGAAGTCTGTAGATGCTTcacatatgaaaaaaaaatgctcAGTACATAGAACTATTGTTAGATGA
- the LOC133736969 gene encoding glucosidase 2 subunit beta isoform X1 gives METSFIWSVSACFFLVSSFSFVRSFSNPSLLGVHPLDEKYFATEVIKCKDDSKSFTRDRLNDNFCDCVDGTDEPGTSACPAGKFYCRNIGSTPQFIFSSRVNDRICDCCDGSDENDGSLNCPNTCIMGGNVEYKTDHRFSRVQDRGYVDKKQTENRVSLDDFIQKLKGLKIIIIVQLVIASVFVVCRIFHRRARSKRRRHR, from the exons ATGGAGACGAGTTTCATATGGTCAGTCTCCGCCTGTTTCTTTCTGGTCTCGTCCTTCTCCTTTGTTCGCTCATTCTCCAATCCATCTCTTCTTGGAGTTCATCCACTcg ATGAAAAGTACTTTGCTACAGAGGTGATCAAGTGCAAGGACGACTCCAAGTCGTTCACCAGAGACCGTCTCAATGATAATTTCTGTGACTGTGTTGATGGGACTGACGAGCCCG GGACTTCTGCTTGTCCTGCAGGCAAATTTTATTGTCGGAATATTGGAAGTACACCACAGTTCATATTTTCTTCTCGAGTTAATGATCGTATTTGTG ATTGCTGCGATGGAAGTGATGAGAATGATGGTAGTCTCAATTGTCCAAATACATGCATCATGGGCGGGAATGTTGAGTACAAAACTGACCACCGCTTCTCTAGAGTTCAGGATCGAGGGTATGTTGACAAAAAGCAAACCGAAAATAGGGTCAGTCTGGATGACTTCATTCAGAAGCTTAAAG GTTTGAAGATAATAATAATCGTACAATTAGTTATTGCTAGTGTTTTTGTGGTTTGCCGGATATTCCATCGTCGTGCCAGATCAAAACGAAGACGTCATCGTTAA
- the LOC133736969 gene encoding glucosidase 2 subunit beta isoform X2 — METSFIWSVSACFFLVSSFSFVRSFSNPSLLGVHPLDEKYFATEVIKCKDDSKSFTRDRLNDNFCDCVDGTDEPGKFYCRNIGSTPQFIFSSRVNDRICDCCDGSDENDGSLNCPNTCIMGGNVEYKTDHRFSRVQDRGYVDKKQTENRVSLDDFIQKLKGLKIIIIVQLVIASVFVVCRIFHRRARSKRRRHR, encoded by the exons ATGGAGACGAGTTTCATATGGTCAGTCTCCGCCTGTTTCTTTCTGGTCTCGTCCTTCTCCTTTGTTCGCTCATTCTCCAATCCATCTCTTCTTGGAGTTCATCCACTcg ATGAAAAGTACTTTGCTACAGAGGTGATCAAGTGCAAGGACGACTCCAAGTCGTTCACCAGAGACCGTCTCAATGATAATTTCTGTGACTGTGTTGATGGGACTGACGAGCCCG GCAAATTTTATTGTCGGAATATTGGAAGTACACCACAGTTCATATTTTCTTCTCGAGTTAATGATCGTATTTGTG ATTGCTGCGATGGAAGTGATGAGAATGATGGTAGTCTCAATTGTCCAAATACATGCATCATGGGCGGGAATGTTGAGTACAAAACTGACCACCGCTTCTCTAGAGTTCAGGATCGAGGGTATGTTGACAAAAAGCAAACCGAAAATAGGGTCAGTCTGGATGACTTCATTCAGAAGCTTAAAG GTTTGAAGATAATAATAATCGTACAATTAGTTATTGCTAGTGTTTTTGTGGTTTGCCGGATATTCCATCGTCGTGCCAGATCAAAACGAAGACGTCATCGTTAA